The Toxorhynchites rutilus septentrionalis strain SRP chromosome 3, ASM2978413v1, whole genome shotgun sequence genome includes a region encoding these proteins:
- the LOC129779080 gene encoding required for meiotic nuclear division protein 1 homolog — MLLRKIRVFVNTVPSFQLPRNNTNILTFRNHGSVLWHNNGISSTFSLPLNRAKNEVLVGKRVQQISSSSSFNLHENMQSKKRPRKKQDETLKLENGYLTVTAFATAEEYDLERILRALRNENLYEPKQFLANEKNEPNPDVLHVVAKYKVGNNSRDVYFFREGTVVLWNCTDLESSNILRFLKPYEQDAYDKFAVLEESETMFYNASDTVARLQEDSFYISKNDEGGLEKYTFSNAMSLSVKLGIWEASLERYIESMAYVTDDLKNGSKIKISRSKMLQKTGELFALRHLINLSSDLLDVPDFYWDREQLENLYQQTCSYFSINRRTRVMNEKLNHCVELAHLISSNLNDAHHVRLEWMIIILIMVEVGFEILHYADKFL; from the exons atgtTGTTACGAAAGATTCGGGTTTTTGTTAATACAGTACCTTCATTTCAATTACCTAGAAATAACACGAACATTTTAACATTTCGTAACCATGGATCAGTTCTCTGGCATAATAATGGAATATCAAGTACATTTTCACTACCCTTGAACAGGGCCAAAAATGAAGTACTAGTAGGGAAACGTGTGCAGCAAATTTCATCATCATCGAGCTTCAATTTACATGAAAATATGCAGTCGAAAAAAAGACCGCGCAAGAAACAGGATGAAACCCTCAAACTAGAGAACGGATACTTGACCGTGACTGCATTTGCGACGGCAGAAGAATACGATCTTGAGCGAATACTACGCGCTTTGAGAAATGAAAATCTATATGAACCAAAGCAATTTTTGGCCAACGAAAAGAACGAACCAAATCCAGATGTACTGCATGTCGTTGCCAAATATAAGGTTGGGAACAATTCTCGCGATGTGTATTTTTTCCGTGAAGGTACCGTGGTATTGTGGAATTGTACCGATCTAGAAAGTAGTAATATTCTACGATTCCTCAAACCATACGAGCAG GATGCTTATGACAAATTCGCCGTTTTAGAGGAGAGTGAAACGATGTTCTACAATGCTAGTGACACTGTTGCCCGTTTGCAAGAGGATAGTTTCTATATTTCTAAAAACGACGAAGGTGGTTTAGAAAAATATACTTTCTCTAATGCTATGTCCCTTTCGGTAAAATTGGGAATTTGGGAAGCATCTCTGGAGCGCTATATAGAATCAATGGCCTACGTGACCGATGATTTAAAAAACGgaagtaaaattaaaatttctcgATCAAAAATGTTGCAAAAAACTGGCGAACTGTTTGCCTTACGTCATCTGATAAATCTGAGTTCAGATCTGTTGGACGTACCGGATTTCTATTGGGACCGCGAACAGTTAGAAAACCTTTATCAACAAACATGTTCTTATTTTAGCATAAATCGTCGTACGAGAGTAATGAACGAAAAGTTGAATCACTGCGTGGAATTAGCACATCTGATCAGCTCGAACCTCAATGATGCGCACCACGTTCGTTTGGAATGGATGATCATCATTCTCATCATGGTAGAAGTAGGGTTCGAAATTTTACATTATGCAGATAAATTCCTGTAA
- the LOC129779079 gene encoding anaphase-promoting complex subunit 7, with protein sequence MGTLFEHLKTLFEYELYSNAKSLSNLILAIYENNKVILTPQQHFSTLIYYAESLFQDNEFREAEVIYRQALQAKRMLSKTKSSENKITENSSPIFSEVEIKYKTAKCLIEIKRFRDAIVVLQSLSMKQRTPKVNMLLSRLCHNHGHERSAIGTYKEVLKDCPLAFEAIEGLLSLGTNGIEVNTLVVNATMGPQCSDWLNNWIKAHAHMHNRKYPEAITTLRAIESNTALSNYHQLLVLIGECYYHNGEYDNAYAYLKRAHSLYPYMKNGIQILAILMAKKKKINELEKIIAPTSTFPYEYSSEMWFVMAQYLYCTAKYDKAVYFVQKACFLNPKNAEALILKAEVLIQLKKYQEAIAHLRFAQQFAPYRYEVHKVLVDTYLNTNRVREAQAQALKALKTVGETPRLLVLLGRAYLKDDSTKAKAKALFLKTLELNENCLPAVYLLADIYQQENDVASCMKLLKKHAMLAQNCKLHAMLGDLMSNEKDHSGALEHYTTALNLDPTNRLAIAGLLAMGQSSAIGTAGVVSTSYLESSMAEESSDIQDNPLEIIEIPQNVQNDLESESDIMWSDVEIEINQ encoded by the exons ATGGGTACACTGTTCGAGCATCTTAAAACACTGTTCGAATATGAGTTGTATTCGAACGCAAAATCTCTG TCAAACCTAATATTAGCAATCTACGAAAATAATAAGGTAATACTAACTCCACAACAACACTTCAGCACATTGATTTATTATGCCGAGTCACTTTTCCAAGATAATGAATTTCGGGAGGCGGAAGTAATATATCGGCAAGCTTTGCAGGCAAAACGTATGCTATCAAAAACGAAATCGTCAGagaacaaaattacagaaaattcGTCTCCTATCTTCTCCGAGGTGGAAATCAAGTACAAAACAGCTAAATGTTTAATTGAAATCAAACGATTTCGTGATGCAATTGTGGTATTGCAATCCCTATCGATGAAACAACGCACACCTAAGGTCAATATGCTGTTGAGTCGACTCTGTCACAATCATGGCCACGAAAGAAGTGCTATTGGAACATACAAAGAAGTTCTTAAAGATTGTCCATTAGCCTTTGAAGCTATCGAAGGTTTGCTGTCGCTCGGAACAAATGGAATAGAGGTGAATACTTTAGTGGTAAACGCAACGATGGGCCCGCAATGCAGCGACTGGCTCAACAATTGGATTAAAGCTCACGCTCACATGCATAACAGGAAGTATCCGGAAGCTATTACAACTCTCCGTGCTATTGAATCAAATACTGCATTGTCGAATTATCATCAATTGCTGGTGTTGATTGGGGAATGCTATTACCACAATGGAGAATATGATAATGCTTATGCCTATCTGAAACGAGCGCATAGTTTGTACCCTTACATGAAAAATGGTATTCAGATTCTTGCAATACTTATGgctaagaagaaaaaaattaatgagtTAGAGAAGATTATTGCACCAACATCGACTTTCCCTTACGAATATTCATCGGAAATGTGGTTTGTGATGGCGCAATATTTATATTGTACTGCAAAATACGATAAGGCGGTTTATTTCGTTCAGAAAGCCTGCTTCTTGAACCCTAAAAATGCAGAGGCGCTCATACTGAAAGCGGAAGTTCTGATACAACTCAAAAAATATCAAGAGGCGATAGCCCACCTACGTTTTGCTCAGCAATTTGCCCCGTACAGATATGAAGTTCATAAGGTCTTGGTGGATACCTATTTGAATACGAACCGTGTGCGGGAGGCACAAGCACAAGCTTTAAAGGCGTTGAAAACTGTAGGAGAAACTCCACGACTCCTAGTG CTTTTAGGCCGAGCGTATCTTAAGGACGACAGCACAAAGGCGAAAGCCAAAGCGCTTTTCCTCAAAACTTTGGAGTTAAATGAAAATTGTCTGCCTGCTGTTTATCTTTTAGCAGACATATATCAACAAGAAAACGACGTGGCTAGCTGTATGAAACTATTGAAAAAGCACGCCATGCTGGCGCAGAACTGCAAACTACACGCAATGTTGGGTGACCTAATGAGCAACGAAAAAGACCACTCAGGAGCTCTAGAACATTACACTACCGCGTTGAA CCTTGATCCTACAAATCGATTAGCAATCGCTGGATTGCTAGCAATGGGACAAAGTAGCGCCATTGGAACAGCAGGTGTTGTTAGTACATCGTATCTGGAATCATCCATGGCCGAGGAGAGTAGTGACATACAGGATAATCCTctagaaattattgaaattccaCAAAATGTCCAGAATGATCTAGAGTCTGAAAGTGACATAATGTGGTCTGATGTAGAGATCGAGATTAATCAATGA